The Deinococcus metalli genome includes the window CTCAATGCAGGTCATGCGCGCGCGCCCACTTGAGAATGGCCGCATTGGCGATGTCCGCCTTCTCAAAGATCGCGGCGTGCGCTGCCCCCGGAATGAGCACCAGCGTACTGCCCGCGATGTTCTGCTGCAGCTTCACCGAGAATTCTGGCGGGTACACTGTGTCCTCCACCCCCTCCAGAATCAACGTCGGCACCGTGATCGTCTTCAAGGTCGGCACCGAGTCCGGCCGGGTCGCCAGCACCGTCGCGCCCGC containing:
- a CDS encoding alpha/beta fold hydrolase codes for the protein AGATVLATRPDSVPTLKTITVPTLILEGVEDTVYPPEFSVKLQQNIAGSTLVLIPGAAHAAIFEKADIANAAILKWARAHDLH